The DNA window TCCACATATTTCCATATAATCTTTTCATCACCAAATAACGGTTTCTTCTCACCTTGCAATTTCAATACCAACAACTCCACGTACATCTTTAGACGAATATGACTAAAGACATGGACATATTCGCCAACATCTTCCCTCAAAACCACCTCACATCTTTTATTCACATCTATATCAAAACTCTTCTTCAGAAACACATCTGTTGCCACTCTCCGCTCCACCAACTTCGCTTCACCACCCAACAGTACAGATGGGAACTCCCAAAGCCCTGCCAGCAACCCTTCATCTGGTCTTTTCACAATTAAAAACTGCCCATCTGAATCATCTTGGTCTTCCAATAATATCTCTAGCACGCTGACAGCAGAGAATTCATGCCTTTGCTTGGTTTTTGCAACTTTTATCGGATAATCTGTGACCTTTTTAGATTCATTTTTCTTGGAGATGGATAGGGCATTACAGTGTGCTGATACAGGACAAACAGAGCAGCTTGGATTCAGTGGAGTGCATACTGTTGCACCAAGTTCCATAAGTGCTTGATTCAGATCTCCAGGCCTAGATGGGTCAACTAATTGTCCAGCCATTTTCCTACCAGTTACAggaatattcaaataaataaataaaaagtgatttGCTGCATACAAACTAATCGCTAGGACTTTGACATGCATATAATCGAAACAGTTGAAAAAGAGCTCACCATAAATGCTTAACTATAGCAGAATCCTTAGGATTTGAAGAAATAGCCTTCAGTCTACAAATCACTCTTACAACGTTTCCATCTACTACTGGAACCACCTGAAATATCATGTATTTTTCTGGAAAAGATTAAGAAGCAATAAGAAGAAGATAGTCATTTATTTGGAAAAACAAAAGCTACCCACCTCCTTAAAAGCTATAGACGCAATTGCACCAGCAGTGTAATCACCTATTCCAGGGACCTTGAGAAGAGTTGAAACTGTCTTGGGGAAGACACCTCCCTTCTCAACAATCATTCTTGCTCCCttttaacaaaacaaacaataTGTTTCAGtcataaacaataatataatgtaCTTATATTCGGTCAGGATCTtcatagaagaagaagacataCCTCCAGCAAATAGCGTGCCCGCCTGTAATATCCCAAACCTGCCCACAGCTCATTCACCTCCTGTTGAATGAacatcaagaagaagaagaaaaacatcACAAGTCTAACTCAATGTGGAGGAATGAACTTTGATTACAAGAACCTCAATTGATGCGCGAGCAAGATGATGAATTGTGGGCCACTTCAGCATCCAACGATTGAAATAGTCTATTACAGTCTGAACTCTTGTCTGTTGAAGCATCACTTCTGAAACCCAAACCGCGTAAGCCTTCCTCTCACTGTCATACCCATCATCCTTATCGCCACTATCATAACCATTGCTGATTCTTCTCCACGGAAGGTCCCTCTTGTAGTTATCATACCATTCCAAAAGTAAAACCCTGATTTCCAGTCTCTTGGTACTCTTGAAATAGAAATCTTCTATGtcgacttcttcttcttcccccttctccttctcctctcCCCTTTCATTTCTATTTGGTTTCACGCGAGTCAAACATCGgggcttcttcttcttctcgacGGGGGCAAGGGCGAGTGTGGTACGGGACGATACTGTCGTCCTCTTTCTAGTACTCCGACGAGGGGCAATGTCCATTAATATGAGCCTTGACGACAAATGCTTGGTGGGTACCGGAAAAGATGAGCAGCGATTAAATGATGCAAAAAAATCAAACCTTTCCCGCCTAGGGATGGGTTTAAAAATTTAAGACGGCCTCGAACGAAAGCGCCCGCAGCCACAAGTATTCATACCATTTGCTCATTACCGCAGCTAACGTTTTGTTTTCactaaaaaattgtttttttatatgtatatgttACGATACACGAATAAGAAAGCGTACCATCATCGGTCCTATAGAACAATTGGGTCAGCCTTATGTTCtatttaataattcatcttttatcttctcttatatttttctttaaaaccgaattctgttattttgtaaattattataacaaatttgtaaccgactcttgggtacttcagcctctttaaatgctgatgcccaccccactttttggggcaattaattgaatattttggaacttgatgctctaagttatctctcggccctcatcCCATTTTCTTGGACCGTTAGGTGTATTCTAGTgatattctcttctcaccccggtttcttctctcttaaTCTCGAATTCTTTCCTcactctatgtccgctgcgtttGAGAATTGAATTCCGTCCCTGGTCCCTACAATCAAGAAATTGTTTCTTGAActaaagaactcgaaaggctcggtcatagtttaaagcttaacatattggtatcaAAGCTGgtcgattctcaacatggtagaaactcgccagcaatcagaaatggatgcgctcaaggcccttattgaaacatgtcccaacaaacagctgcgatgcaagctgccatagaccgaagatttgatgcggctgaagaaagaatggcagcctttgagagcggggcatctggaaatgtgcaagaacccctccacagaccctatgaagataattcttgccacgatCATTCCCCATTTAGGCCCcagcaccctggccagaaccgcgaccaacactatgctcctcctactcggctaaccaaggtcgattttcttcggtttgatgggtcggatgtcgagggctggctaatatctGCCGAACAATTTTTCAGGATGGATAAAACTAGGGATGCCACGAAAGTAGAAATTGCAaccattcacttttctggcgaagcaagaatgtggtatggaTCTTATCTATAGAATTGAGACCATATGGAGGCCCtatcttgggacgtgttcaagagagatCTTATGACGCAATTCGGACCCTCTATACACGACACTCCAATGAGACAGTTGATGAATCTGAAACAGGCTGGGTCGGTTCAAGATTATAATCTGCAATatatgtcgatctctcaaaaactctacaaTATGCCAAAGGAATAcgtcatagattgctacttgtccggtctaagggaggaaattgcaaactgtatcaggttgcgattcccggattctctaaacgaagccatggccatggctaaagtccaagaagcaacgtatcggtccttaatgagcaatGGGAATTTGTACAGCGCCGAGCCACCACTACTGCCCAATCCGAGCAACGTCAAACCAAGTTGGCAAAGCACGAACATAACCCCATACATCAAGCCGAgctcatcatatgggtcctcttcgaGTGCAAATCAGGGTCAtattaagcaattagacccggtctcaatggatgaaaagagaaggaagggcctatgctacacttgcgatgaaaaatggcaaccaaaccacatgtgtaaatcaaagttattcatggtctcggccaatgaTCAAGAAGTCGCCCCAAGTCTCCAAGAACCTGCTCCGGAGGTAGACTTTGATGATTCTCTTTTGCAGCCTGACGTAGTGGAAGAACTAGCTatatccttacatgcattgACGGGTTCTAAAACCTTTCAAACACTCCAGATTCTTGGTAAAGTTGGGAACCTACCGGTCGTGATCCTAATTGATACAGGCAGCACTCATAACTTCATTAATAGCAGGATAATGAAGAACATTATCCATGACATACTTCCCACCCAAGTGCTCTCGGTCCGAGTGGCAGACGGCTCTAACATTCTATGCTCTAGTTTCTGCCAAGATCTGAAATGGTCTATGGAAGGTAAGCTTTATCAAGCAAATATGAAGGTATTGACAATGACAGGGTATGATATTGTGCTGGGAATCGAATggttgattactctaggcccttCAAAATGGGACTTTGAAAAATTAACACTCTCTTTTAAAAGGGAAGGGATAACCACGGTCTTGCAAGGCATACCCCATACACAAATCAATTTAATGAAGGGTGATCACCTAGAAGTTATTAAAGAAAGGCAATGTTGCTGCCATGATCCAAATAAGAAGTGAAAACAAAGCACAATTTTTTTCGCTCTTTACAAGGCCACCAGATGATATTCCTTAAGACCTTCAGCAAATGCTAGATGACTTCAGCCCAATATTCTAGCAACCTGAGGACTTACCACCCGCCAGGGAACAAGATCACCGCATCCCATTAAAGGAAGGCACGGAAGCTGTATGCATGCGTCCCTACCGATATCCCGCCCTGCAGAAgacaaaaattgaatatttggtCAACGATATGCTCGACAGGGGAGTCATAAGAAGAAGCCACAGCTCTTTTGCTGCCCATGTGGTGTTGGTCCGAAAAAAAGACTTATCATGGAGAATGTATATTGATTATAGGCGGCTCAACTCAGCAACCATTAAGGATAAGTTTCATATTCCGGTCATTGAAGAGTTATTGGAAGAATTGCATGGGTCCGGGTTCTTTTCCAAGCTCGATTTGCGCTCAGGATTCCACCAGATAAGGATGCACCCAGGTGACTGCCATAAAACAGCATTCCGTACTCACGAAAGCCTGTATGAGTTTTTGGTGATACCCTTCGGCCTAACCAATGCACCGTCCTCCTTCCAAAGTTCAATGAACGCGACCCTAAAACTATTTTTAAGGAAGTTTGTGCTAGTATTTTTTGATGATATCCTAGTATACAGCCCGAGCTAGAAGGAACATATCCAGCACCTACCTAAGGTACTTTCAATATTGCAACATAACGAGTTATTCCTTAACAGGCTGAAATGTAATTTTGGGTGCAAGCAAATTTCCTATCTTGGCCATATCCTTGACGAGAATGGTGTAGCCACGGATCCAGCAAAGTTAGAAGCAATGAGCACATGGCCAGTTCCAGAATCTCCTAAGAAATTGAAAGGGTTCCTTGGTCTGACCGAATATTATAGAAGATTTATAAAAGACTACGGCTCCATAGCACGACCACTCACGGCCCTGTTGAAAAAAGGTCAGTTTGAATGGAATAAAGAAGTTGAAGATGCATTTCTATTGTTGAAGCAGTGTATGCTTTCCCCTCCGGTCCTGGCGCTTCCAAATTTCAATATTCCCTTTGTAATAGAGACCGATGCAAGCAGAGTTGGTATAGGGGCAGTTCTAATCCAAGAAGGTCGaccaatttcattcataaacaAGGCGATTGAACCAGAAAAGTTACCATCATCCACATATGAAAAAGAGCTGATGGCCTTAACCTTTGCGGTGGACAAGTGGCGATCTTACCTTAGGTACAAGCAATTTATTATAAAGACCGATCATGAAGCTCTTAAATACTTGCTGGAACAAAGAGTTCAAACCCCGGCTCAAGAGAAATGGCTTTATAAATTGGTGGGATATGACTTTGTTGTTCAAtataaaagggaaaaagaaaaCTTGGTGGCAGATGCTTTGTCTAGGCGGGTAGCAGGTGTCCAATGTGCAGGAATTTCGGTCTATCACACTGCTGTCCAAAAACAAATTCAGGAAAGCTATGAAGAAGATCCCAACTTAACCAAAGTCATTCGTGAAATTCTTGCTAATGTTGATTCTCACCCAGAATGCTCATACGACCACGGGTTATTGAGGAAAAGGGACCGGCTGGTGGTGGGAAA is part of the Impatiens glandulifera chromosome 1, dImpGla2.1, whole genome shotgun sequence genome and encodes:
- the LOC124921146 gene encoding adenine DNA glycosylase; protein product: MDIAPRRSTRKRTTVSSRTTLALAPVEKKKKPRCLTRVKPNRNERGEEKEKGEEEEVDIEDFYFKSTKRLEIRVLLLEWYDNYKRDLPWRRISNGYDSGDKDDGYDSERKAYAVWVSEVMLQQTRVQTVIDYFNRWMLKWPTIHHLARASIEEVNELWAGLGYYRRARYLLEGARMIVEKGGVFPKTVSTLLKVPGIGDYTAGAIASIAFKEVVPVVDGNVVRVICRLKAISSNPKDSAIVKHLWKMAGQLVDPSRPGDLNQALMELGATVCTPLNPSCSVCPVSAHCNALSISKKNESKKVTDYPIKVAKTKQRHEFSAVSVLEILLEDQDDSDGQFLIVKRPDEGLLAGLWEFPSVLLGGEAKLVERRVATDVFLKKSFDIDVNKRCEVVLREDVGEYVHVFSHIRLKMYVELLVLKLQGEKKPLFGDEKIIWKYVDKKRLSCMGLTSGVRKVYSMVEKYKQARSKNITSEKNTELKPVKFSKQA